In the Candidatus Electrothrix sp. GW3-4 genome, one interval contains:
- a CDS encoding helix-turn-helix domain-containing protein, whose amino-acid sequence MPTPKSPSIAVSEQQKEILSKIARQSTADFREVSRASLILEIEKGKPNSKIAKVMSCSIDKVKHWRYKWLANQDTLMQIETDPQNANQLEKSIREVLKDNPRPGAPVTYSSEQYCQILAVALEHPEESGRPISQWSSRELADECNKRGITSGISDRQVGRFLKRNRCETSS is encoded by the coding sequence ATGCCTACACCCAAATCGCCATCAATTGCTGTTTCCGAACAACAGAAAGAAATTTTGTCAAAAATAGCTCGACAATCAACAGCTGATTTTCGTGAGGTAAGTCGGGCTTCTTTAATATTGGAGATTGAGAAAGGAAAACCGAACTCAAAGATTGCAAAAGTCATGAGTTGCAGTATCGACAAGGTTAAACATTGGAGATACAAGTGGCTGGCCAACCAAGATACTTTAATGCAAATAGAGACTGATCCCCAAAATGCCAATCAGTTGGAAAAAAGTATTCGAGAAGTTTTAAAAGATAATCCGCGTCCGGGAGCACCAGTAACTTATTCTTCAGAACAATATTGTCAGATTTTAGCAGTTGCACTGGAGCATCCCGAAGAAAGCGGTCGTCCAATTTCTCAATGGAGCAGTAGGGAATTGGCGGATGAATGCAATAAGCGTGGGATAACCTCTGGAATTTCGGACCGTCAAGTGGGCCGATTTTTAAAAAGAAACCGATGTGAAACCTCATCATAG
- the hflK gene encoding FtsH protease activity modulator HflK, producing MNDQSPWGKKKKPGTPEDFLAVLIQKIRDAFSEENNEGRPSQKGEGPDPGSFLAGIGKVVLVVLAIICFQIIYSSFYTIEPGEQGIVLRFGEYHRTTEPGLHFKMPYVEHMAKVDVKTVRKEEFGFRTRTPGLNSTFSKEGFDRESLMLTGDKNVIDVAWIVQYTVSDPVRFLFKVRNVSQAVRDNSETVIRRIVGNMDFDYVLGNRSVLAGMAKQELQQDLDKLESGVHIGTLQLLDITPTDAVKPAFNEVNEADQDMKRLVNEAEETYNKVIPKARGSAKQIIEEAHGYAVQRINNAKGETARFNAIVAEYLKAKEVTRSRMYLETMQDVLPKVKQIYVMDNKEQSVLPLLNLTGK from the coding sequence ATGAACGACCAATCCCCTTGGGGAAAAAAGAAAAAACCGGGAACCCCGGAAGATTTTCTGGCTGTCTTGATCCAGAAGATCAGGGACGCATTTAGCGAAGAGAACAATGAAGGTCGCCCTTCCCAGAAAGGAGAGGGGCCAGATCCAGGGAGCTTTCTTGCCGGAATCGGCAAGGTGGTTCTGGTCGTGCTGGCGATTATTTGCTTTCAGATCATTTACTCCTCTTTTTACACTATAGAGCCTGGTGAACAGGGAATTGTTCTTCGTTTTGGTGAATATCACCGGACCACTGAACCTGGACTCCATTTTAAGATGCCCTATGTCGAACATATGGCAAAGGTGGATGTCAAGACGGTGCGCAAGGAAGAATTTGGCTTTCGCACCAGGACCCCAGGCCTAAACAGCACCTTTAGTAAAGAGGGCTTTGATCGGGAATCCCTGATGCTCACCGGTGACAAAAATGTGATTGATGTGGCGTGGATTGTCCAATACACAGTCAGTGATCCGGTCCGCTTTCTCTTTAAGGTACGCAATGTTTCGCAGGCGGTCCGTGATAATTCGGAGACCGTTATTCGCCGGATTGTTGGTAATATGGATTTTGATTACGTGCTGGGTAATCGCTCGGTGTTGGCAGGCATGGCCAAGCAGGAATTGCAGCAGGACCTGGATAAGCTGGAAAGCGGGGTCCATATCGGCACCCTCCAGCTCCTGGATATCACCCCCACCGACGCCGTGAAACCAGCCTTCAACGAGGTGAATGAGGCAGATCAGGATATGAAACGGCTGGTCAATGAGGCAGAGGAAACCTATAACAAGGTCATTCCCAAGGCCCGAGGTTCGGCAAAGCAGATCATTGAAGAGGCACATGGCTATGCTGTTCAGCGCATCAATAATGCCAAGGGTGAGACTGCCCGCTTTAACGCCATTGTTGCGGAGTATCTGAAGGCAAAAGAGGTAACCCGAAGTCGTATGTATCTGGAAACCATGCAGGATGTTCTGCCCAAGGTGAAGCAGATCTATGTGATGGACAACAAGGAGCAGAGCGTGCTTCCTCTTCTGAATCTGACAGGTAAATAA
- a CDS encoding IS1634 family transposase — protein MENNTTILPQECSSKLLNHLGLVAGMYDELGLGELIDSLIHQDKEKRVVSVGQAVKAMVLNGLGFANRALYLTPHFFQDKPVDRLIGEGIEAQHLNDTVLGRALEVIYEHNPEELYSQLAARAIGRLGLLARFGHLDSTSFHTDGRYPANGSEEEEGVIRITKGYSRDHRPDLNQIVLQLICERQAGIPLLMKPLSGNSSDKTDFRKTVQAHIDQMKNDFSLEYLVADSALYTAQTLKELSMILWISRVPETLNLSQEIIHEVASNLMQDPEKAASRSLGVVYGDVRQRWLVVYSPEAYQRGRKTVNKKCLKLSTNESKQFDKLCKQDFACEADALKALSRFEKKLKILSIHDARVVALPRHKGKGRPAKGKKPDFYVYRIEGNPASLLQERTRLLERKSCFILATNQLDCEELSDEELLKVYKDQQKVERGFRFLKDPMFMASTLFLKSRKRIMALMMVMTLCLLVYAALEYRIRQALEINNETFPNQKGKPAPNPTARWVFQFFSGIHLLLVGGMQQLVLNLNEHHLRLLKLLGGRYEKLYSGNG, from the coding sequence ATGGAAAACAACACAACGATTTTACCACAGGAATGCTCAAGTAAACTCCTCAATCACTTGGGCCTAGTCGCGGGTATGTATGACGAACTCGGACTTGGGGAGCTGATTGACAGTCTGATTCATCAGGATAAAGAAAAGCGAGTTGTCTCAGTTGGTCAGGCAGTTAAGGCAATGGTTCTTAACGGGTTGGGCTTTGCGAATCGGGCATTGTATCTGACCCCGCATTTTTTCCAGGATAAACCGGTAGATCGACTCATCGGAGAAGGCATTGAGGCCCAGCACCTGAACGATACTGTTTTGGGCCGGGCCTTAGAAGTGATTTACGAGCATAATCCCGAAGAGTTATATTCGCAGCTTGCAGCTAGGGCAATTGGTCGTCTAGGGCTGCTGGCACGTTTTGGTCACTTGGATTCAACGAGTTTTCATACCGACGGTCGCTATCCAGCCAACGGATCAGAAGAGGAAGAAGGTGTTATTCGGATCACAAAAGGCTACAGCCGTGATCATCGTCCGGATCTGAACCAGATCGTGTTGCAGCTCATTTGCGAACGACAGGCTGGCATCCCGCTTCTGATGAAGCCGTTAAGTGGTAACAGTAGCGATAAAACAGATTTTCGGAAAACAGTGCAAGCGCATATTGATCAGATGAAAAACGATTTCAGCCTGGAATATCTGGTTGCGGATAGTGCGCTCTATACAGCGCAAACATTAAAAGAACTGAGCATGATATTGTGGATTTCCCGTGTACCGGAGACATTGAATCTGTCCCAGGAGATCATCCATGAAGTAGCTTCAAATCTGATGCAGGATCCTGAAAAAGCAGCATCTCGCAGTCTCGGGGTAGTTTATGGCGATGTCAGGCAGCGCTGGTTGGTTGTCTATTCGCCTGAAGCATATCAACGGGGACGCAAGACCGTAAACAAAAAATGCCTCAAGCTGAGCACAAATGAATCCAAGCAATTCGATAAATTGTGCAAACAGGATTTTGCCTGCGAGGCCGATGCATTGAAAGCACTGTCCCGTTTTGAAAAAAAGCTGAAAATACTCTCAATTCATGACGCTCGTGTTGTTGCTTTACCTCGCCATAAGGGCAAAGGACGGCCAGCCAAGGGCAAGAAACCGGACTTTTATGTTTACCGCATTGAAGGCAACCCAGCCTCCCTGCTTCAGGAGAGAACCCGATTGTTGGAACGAAAAAGCTGTTTTATTCTTGCAACGAATCAGTTGGACTGCGAAGAATTGTCCGACGAGGAACTCTTGAAAGTGTACAAAGATCAGCAAAAGGTTGAACGGGGTTTTCGTTTCCTCAAAGATCCTATGTTTATGGCTTCAACGCTTTTTTTAAAATCCCGAAAACGTATCATGGCCCTGATGATGGTTATGACGCTTTGCCTCCTGGTGTACGCCGCGTTGGAATATCGCATCAGACAAGCGCTCGAAATAAATAATGAAACATTTCCCAACCAGAAAGGAAAACCTGCCCCTAACCCTACTGCTCGTTGGGTATTTCAGTTTTTTTCAGGAATTCACCTGCTGCTTGTCGGCGGAATGCAACAGCTGGTCCTGAATTTAAATGAACATCATTTGCGTCTGCTGAAGCTGTTGGGTGGGAGATATGAAAAATTATATTCTGGAAATGGATAG
- the sucC gene encoding ADP-forming succinate--CoA ligase subunit beta, translating to MKLHEYQAKELFSRYGLPIPEGRLAKTPEKAMEHVGRKGFPIAIKAQVHAGGRGKTGGVLIASNMDDAYKAVHSIHGMTLISPQTGERGATVTKLLLEKGIDITRELYLSILPDPSTTSLLIIASAEGGMDIEEVAATQPEKIIQIQVDPRMGIQTYQGRRIAFALGLTRELCVPFLTLLTGLYQAVVENDLLLAEINPLVLTTDGEFCLLDAKAEVDSNALFRQKALAALYDSSEDDPLEREARKHGLNYIRLHGNIGTIVNGAGLAMASMDIIQQAGAEPANFLDVGAGPTKV from the coding sequence ATGAAGCTGCATGAGTATCAGGCAAAAGAGCTTTTCAGCCGTTATGGCCTGCCGATTCCAGAAGGTCGCTTAGCAAAAACACCGGAAAAGGCCATGGAGCATGTGGGGAGAAAGGGCTTTCCCATTGCTATTAAGGCCCAGGTGCATGCTGGCGGCAGGGGGAAAACCGGTGGTGTTCTGATTGCCTCGAATATGGACGATGCCTACAAAGCAGTCCACTCAATCCATGGCATGACCCTCATCTCCCCTCAGACCGGAGAAAGAGGGGCAACAGTCACTAAACTGCTGTTGGAAAAGGGGATTGATATTACACGGGAGTTGTACCTCTCCATCCTGCCGGACCCATCGACCACTTCATTGCTGATTATCGCCTCAGCAGAGGGGGGGATGGATATTGAGGAGGTGGCTGCAACCCAACCAGAAAAAATTATTCAGATACAGGTTGATCCTCGCATGGGCATCCAGACCTATCAGGGGCGTCGCATTGCCTTTGCCCTTGGTCTGACCAGAGAACTTTGTGTCCCATTTCTCACCCTGCTTACCGGACTGTATCAGGCTGTGGTGGAGAATGATCTTCTGCTGGCTGAGATCAATCCCTTGGTTTTGACAACAGATGGTGAGTTTTGCCTGCTTGACGCCAAGGCAGAGGTGGATTCAAATGCCCTGTTTCGCCAAAAGGCATTGGCTGCCCTCTATGATAGTTCTGAGGATGATCCCCTGGAGAGAGAAGCGCGTAAGCATGGCCTTAATTATATCCGGTTGCATGGAAATATCGGGACCATTGTCAACGGCGCTGGACTGGCTATGGCAAGTATGGATATTATCCAGCAGGCCGGAGCCGAGCCTGCCAATTTTCTTGATGTGGGGGCGGGGCCAACGAAAGTATGA
- a CDS encoding transposase: MKPHHSRYWLNPNHDNEELFVLEVKDVCETYHEAPRKAVINGRRTISIDENTGIQALERKNPTKKIEPGKPERIEFEYIRHGTLSLIANFDVVTGEVVSPSIGDTRDEHDFCEHIRSLILSDPETREWVFVADQLNTHKSESLVKLVSELCEIKDNLGVKGKQGILKSMKSRAEFLRKKDHAIRFVYTPKHCSWLNQVEIWFGILTKKIIKRGNFTSKKDLRSKLLDFIDYFNATMAKPYKWTFNGLPLKA; encoded by the coding sequence GTGAAACCTCATCATAGTCGGTATTGGCTCAATCCCAATCATGACAATGAAGAACTGTTTGTTTTAGAAGTGAAAGATGTCTGTGAAACATACCACGAAGCTCCCCGAAAGGCGGTAATAAACGGCAGGCGAACCATCAGTATTGATGAAAATACCGGAATACAGGCTCTTGAGAGGAAAAATCCGACAAAAAAGATAGAGCCGGGAAAGCCGGAGCGGATTGAGTTTGAGTACATCAGGCACGGAACACTCTCGCTCATTGCAAACTTTGACGTAGTGACCGGTGAAGTCGTCTCTCCCAGCATAGGAGACACTCGGGACGAACATGATTTTTGCGAACATATTCGAAGCCTTATATTAAGCGATCCGGAAACTCGGGAGTGGGTCTTTGTGGCTGATCAGCTCAATACTCATAAGTCGGAATCACTTGTCAAGTTGGTCAGTGAATTATGCGAAATAAAAGATAATTTAGGCGTCAAAGGGAAACAAGGCATTTTGAAATCAATGAAAAGCAGAGCCGAATTTCTCAGGAAGAAAGACCATGCAATTCGCTTTGTTTATACCCCAAAACACTGTTCATGGCTCAATCAAGTAGAAATTTGGTTTGGTATTCTTACTAAGAAAATCATTAAAAGAGGTAATTTTACATCAAAAAAAGATCTCAGGAGCAAATTGCTCGACTTTATTGATTACTTTAATGCGACAATGGCAAAACCATACAAATGGACATTTAATGGGTTGCCGTTAAAAGCATAG
- a CDS encoding IS66 family transposase — protein sequence MHLSREELLKIDKQFIDSLPGKSAKELCLLALDDLKELHERLGQNSENSSMPPSSNFPWARFDADAQADEEEPDEEQVEATHIELDDSDEESVEHDEDADKSDQQDSPKNIDDRPKGNKPGKQPGTTGHGRTQKLPVHDTIIHKADTCLACNLELDETCDFIARTGHYVVDIEVGDATGPGIEVINTKHIYGDTTCGGCGHVNRLMPHRLEKNEDWGVEISQWHMVGPKLTALIVCLSKRMRLSRRRIREFLQDWLRLDLGIGTINQCIHEAGRAVSPLTEEFLEEVRESLILFVDETSWKEWAEKRWLWVFTSLKVTFYIIGLRSQKVLDYVLGQTFKGVLMSDGYKAYRKFLNRLRCWAHLLRKTKGLKQSLSDDPRTFGTEAHAVLTELMDVIYKAREGPPTDLLPIYREFLAEFKACCMRYRDSDHKKTRELAREFLNDWDTIFHVLSNPTWPLTNNEAEQALRHWVIARKLSHGTRNGQGSHVFAILASVIDTCRKRNACPWKYLAEVITARRQGLDVPPLPLAA from the coding sequence ATGCATCTATCCAGAGAAGAGTTGCTAAAAATAGATAAGCAGTTTATTGACTCCTTGCCCGGTAAGAGTGCAAAGGAGCTGTGCCTGCTCGCACTTGATGACCTCAAAGAACTTCACGAACGGCTGGGTCAAAATTCCGAAAACAGCTCCATGCCTCCCAGCTCAAATTTCCCCTGGGCCCGGTTTGATGCCGACGCTCAAGCCGACGAGGAGGAACCGGATGAAGAGCAAGTCGAAGCCACGCACATAGAACTCGACGATTCTGACGAGGAGTCCGTCGAGCATGATGAAGATGCGGACAAGTCCGACCAGCAGGATTCCCCCAAAAATATTGATGATCGCCCCAAGGGCAACAAACCCGGCAAGCAACCCGGCACCACCGGGCATGGTCGAACGCAAAAACTTCCCGTACACGACACCATCATTCACAAAGCAGACACCTGCTTGGCTTGTAACCTTGAGCTGGACGAAACATGCGACTTCATCGCTCGCACCGGTCATTATGTCGTTGATATTGAGGTGGGCGATGCCACCGGCCCGGGAATAGAGGTGATCAACACCAAGCATATCTACGGAGACACGACGTGCGGCGGCTGTGGTCATGTCAATCGGCTTATGCCCCATCGTCTCGAAAAAAACGAAGACTGGGGGGTTGAAATAAGCCAATGGCACATGGTCGGCCCAAAATTGACCGCTCTGATCGTGTGCCTCTCCAAGCGCATGCGCCTTTCTCGCCGCCGCATCCGGGAATTTCTGCAAGATTGGCTGCGATTGGATTTGGGCATCGGCACGATCAATCAATGTATCCATGAAGCTGGCCGCGCCGTTTCTCCCCTTACCGAGGAGTTTCTTGAGGAGGTGCGTGAATCACTGATCTTGTTCGTGGATGAGACATCCTGGAAGGAGTGGGCCGAAAAACGATGGTTATGGGTCTTTACCTCGCTGAAAGTCACCTTTTACATCATTGGCCTTCGCAGCCAAAAAGTACTTGATTATGTGCTCGGCCAAACCTTTAAGGGGGTGCTGATGAGCGACGGCTACAAGGCCTATCGTAAGTTCCTCAACAGGCTCCGCTGCTGGGCGCATTTACTGCGCAAGACAAAAGGCTTGAAACAGAGCCTGAGCGATGATCCCCGCACATTCGGCACCGAGGCCCATGCGGTGCTCACCGAGTTGATGGATGTAATTTACAAGGCTCGCGAGGGACCACCCACGGATCTTTTGCCAATATACAGAGAATTTCTGGCCGAATTTAAGGCGTGCTGCATGAGATATCGCGATTCAGACCATAAAAAAACACGCGAGCTGGCCAGAGAATTTCTCAACGACTGGGACACGATTTTTCATGTGTTGTCGAATCCGACGTGGCCCCTGACCAATAATGAGGCGGAGCAAGCGTTACGTCATTGGGTTATTGCGCGCAAATTAAGCCACGGTACCCGTAATGGTCAAGGTAGTCATGTGTTCGCCATACTTGCGAGCGTGATTGATACGTGTAGGAAGCGCAACGCCTGTCCGTGGAAATATCTCGCCGAGGTTATCACGGCTCGGCGTCAGGGGCTGGATGTACCTCCTCTGCCTCTTGCTGCGTAA
- the hflC gene encoding protease modulator HflC: MKQLIQIVTLLLITAVILSVWDGFYILQEGKQAVITQFGAPVGEPKTRAGLKFKMPFIQRVRFFEKRILIWDGDPNQIATNDKTFIFMDNTARWRITDALRFLQAVGTEMRAQTLLDDIINGAVRDLVNQNDLIEIIRSSDWDKEYSFARSREEEMTRAPEKGRDKISEMVLQQASKDTQKYGIELIDVMFKRVNYIKSVREKVYSRMISERKRIAAEKRSLGEGRKAEILGKVERELKEITSKAKRTATEIRGQADAEATKLYGESYSRYADFYFFQKSLESYRNIIGANTSLILSPKSELLQYLESTEER, translated from the coding sequence ATGAAACAGCTGATACAGATAGTTACCCTTTTGCTTATCACCGCCGTTATCCTCAGTGTCTGGGATGGATTTTATATCCTTCAGGAAGGTAAACAGGCGGTTATCACCCAGTTCGGCGCTCCAGTGGGCGAGCCTAAGACCCGTGCTGGTTTGAAGTTTAAGATGCCGTTTATCCAGCGGGTGCGCTTTTTTGAAAAGCGTATTTTGATCTGGGACGGCGATCCTAATCAGATTGCCACCAATGACAAGACCTTTATCTTTATGGATAATACGGCGCGCTGGCGGATTACCGACGCCCTTCGTTTTCTCCAGGCCGTGGGGACAGAGATGCGGGCCCAAACCCTGCTTGACGACATTATCAACGGGGCAGTTCGGGACCTGGTTAACCAGAATGATCTGATTGAGATTATTCGTTCCTCAGATTGGGATAAGGAGTACAGCTTTGCCCGTTCCAGGGAGGAGGAGATGACAAGGGCCCCAGAGAAAGGGCGTGACAAGATCAGCGAGATGGTCCTGCAACAGGCCTCCAAGGACACCCAGAAGTATGGCATTGAGCTGATTGATGTTATGTTTAAACGGGTTAATTATATTAAGAGCGTTCGGGAAAAGGTGTACAGCCGGATGATCTCGGAACGAAAGCGGATCGCGGCGGAAAAGCGGTCTTTGGGTGAAGGGCGCAAGGCGGAGATTCTTGGCAAGGTGGAGCGTGAGCTCAAGGAAATCACCTCAAAGGCCAAGCGTACGGCCACCGAGATTCGCGGACAGGCAGATGCTGAAGCGACGAAGCTTTACGGAGAGTCCTATAGTAGGTATGCGGATTTTTATTTCTTCCAGAAGAGCCTGGAAAGCTACCGCAATATCATTGGTGCCAATACCTCGCTGATCCTTTCACCGAAGTCCGAGTTGTTACAGTACTTGGAGTCGACAGAGGAGCGCTAA
- a CDS encoding sugar O-acetyltransferase — translation MNEFEKMRAGNDFDRDHPDIVSIRRQAEELLIAFNTSTSDLHRPLLERLFDHFGTNSVVRPPFQCEFGKTIFIGDHCFLNSGIIMLDNTDIHIGNHVMIGPGTHFYTPTHSLDYKQRRDGQTYSSPIRVEDDVWIGGHVCIYQDITIGARSVVAAGSVVTRDVPPDTLVGGTPAKVIHQLGEESIPEETECSPLLPSCFRKKF, via the coding sequence ATGAATGAGTTTGAAAAGATGCGAGCAGGAAATGATTTTGACCGCGATCATCCTGACATTGTCTCAATACGTAGGCAGGCGGAAGAATTGCTCATTGCCTTCAATACGTCTACCAGTGACCTCCATCGCCCCCTGCTTGAACGGCTGTTCGATCATTTCGGTACAAACTCTGTTGTCCGCCCGCCTTTTCAATGCGAATTTGGAAAAACTATCTTTATTGGAGATCATTGCTTTTTAAATTCAGGTATTATCATGCTGGATAATACTGATATTCATATTGGCAATCATGTGATGATTGGCCCTGGAACACATTTTTACACTCCAACACATTCATTGGATTATAAGCAAAGGCGGGATGGCCAAACCTATAGTAGCCCCATCAGGGTTGAAGATGATGTGTGGATAGGCGGTCATGTATGTATATATCAGGATATCACAATAGGGGCGCGTTCGGTGGTTGCCGCCGGAAGTGTCGTCACACGAGATGTGCCTCCTGATACCCTTGTAGGAGGAACACCGGCCAAAGTCATTCATCAACTTGGAGAGGAAAGCATTCCAGAAGAAACGGAATGTAGCCCTCTATTGCCGAGTTGCTTTCGCAAAAAATTCTGA
- a CDS encoding rhomboid family intramembrane serine protease — MMEGAGEHTPFQVSSGIEDTGEDTWVLVAKGGMAEIADWSLVLSAVGIDQQRDRGAGVILTRKRDAEQAMEELQAFREENRYWPPPPSAVRPAVRTDNPPTLLMFGGLIIFFWLTGPWVATNPWFKAGAVNSSAILMQGEWWRLITALTLHADQMHLVGNCLIGGVIVHLLCKAIGYGMGWLALLFAAMSGNFLNIILRDTLHSSVGFSTAVFAAVGILSGRQLNNRASTIIRQLILPLGAGVGLLAMLGSAGERTDLGAHLFGLASGVLYGLLLQLTDLDLLGSRRGLQLALFLLSFFFLVGCWLLATGGEYPVFPSEGLSEIP, encoded by the coding sequence ATGATGGAGGGAGCAGGAGAGCATACCCCTTTTCAGGTCTCCTCTGGTATTGAGGATACCGGAGAAGATACCTGGGTACTTGTGGCTAAGGGAGGGATGGCAGAGATAGCGGATTGGTCCCTGGTGCTCAGCGCTGTTGGTATTGATCAGCAGCGTGACCGAGGTGCTGGTGTGATCCTGACCCGGAAAAGAGATGCAGAGCAGGCCATGGAGGAGCTCCAGGCCTTTCGTGAAGAAAATCGTTACTGGCCCCCACCGCCCTCTGCGGTTCGTCCTGCTGTTCGCACCGATAATCCGCCCACCTTGCTCATGTTTGGCGGGCTGATTATCTTTTTTTGGCTGACCGGGCCTTGGGTAGCGACAAATCCCTGGTTCAAGGCCGGGGCAGTGAATAGCTCTGCAATATTGATGCAGGGAGAGTGGTGGCGTCTGATTACGGCCCTGACCTTGCATGCCGACCAGATGCATCTGGTCGGTAACTGTCTTATCGGTGGAGTGATCGTTCATCTGCTGTGCAAGGCTATAGGCTATGGCATGGGCTGGCTGGCCCTGCTGTTCGCTGCCATGAGCGGCAATTTCCTCAATATCATCCTCCGTGATACGCTTCATTCTTCGGTGGGGTTTTCAACAGCGGTGTTTGCCGCAGTCGGTATCCTCAGCGGTCGGCAATTGAATAATAGGGCCTCCACAATTATCAGGCAGTTGATTCTTCCCCTTGGGGCTGGCGTGGGCCTGCTGGCAATGCTGGGCAGCGCAGGAGAGCGGACCGACCTTGGCGCGCATCTTTTTGGCTTGGCCAGTGGAGTGCTTTATGGCTTGCTTCTTCAGCTCACAGACCTTGATCTGCTCGGTAGCAGGCGCGGACTCCAGTTGGCCTTGTTTCTGCTCTCTTTTTTCTTTCTCGTTGGCTGCTGGCTGCTGGCAACCGGCGGAGAATACCCGGTCTTCCCATCAGAGGGGTTGTCTGAGATTCCATGA
- the sucD gene encoding succinate--CoA ligase subunit alpha yields the protein MSIFVNQNTRLLVQGITGKEGQFHTLQCLDYGTKVVAGVTPGKDGQDVAGIPVFNTVHDAVQETAANASMIFVPPSFAPDAILEAADAGVELIVCITEGIPIHDMLRVRAALQGSSSRLIGPNCPGIISPGACKIGIMPGFIHTPGSIGVISRSGTLTYELVDQLTKAGLGQSTCVGIGGDPVNGTGFIDCLTAFGEDEQTNGIVVLGEIGGTAEEEAAAFIRDKIDKPVVGFIAGLTAPPGRHMGHAGAIISGSRGSATTKIKALEEGGVHVCQDLGRLGQFCAEIFSA from the coding sequence ATGAGCATCTTTGTTAATCAGAACACCCGACTTCTTGTCCAAGGGATCACTGGAAAAGAGGGGCAGTTTCATACTCTGCAATGCCTCGACTATGGTACCAAGGTGGTAGCCGGTGTTACCCCGGGAAAGGATGGGCAGGATGTTGCTGGTATTCCGGTCTTCAACACGGTCCATGATGCGGTCCAGGAGACCGCCGCCAATGCCTCGATGATTTTTGTTCCCCCTTCCTTTGCCCCGGATGCGATCCTGGAGGCGGCGGACGCCGGTGTTGAACTCATCGTCTGTATCACCGAAGGTATCCCCATCCATGATATGTTGCGGGTGCGCGCTGCTCTCCAAGGAAGCTCCAGTAGGTTGATCGGTCCTAACTGTCCGGGCATTATTTCCCCAGGAGCCTGTAAGATCGGTATCATGCCAGGATTTATCCATACTCCGGGTTCGATAGGTGTTATTTCCCGTTCCGGTACTCTGACCTATGAACTGGTTGATCAGTTGACCAAGGCCGGACTGGGCCAATCCACCTGTGTCGGGATCGGGGGTGATCCTGTGAATGGTACAGGTTTTATCGACTGCCTTACTGCCTTTGGCGAAGATGAGCAGACAAACGGGATTGTTGTGCTGGGGGAGATCGGTGGTACGGCTGAAGAAGAGGCTGCCGCATTTATCCGGGATAAGATCGATAAACCGGTGGTGGGCTTTATCGCCGGGCTGACAGCTCCGCCAGGACGACATATGGGGCATGCCGGAGCGATTATTTCCGGTTCACGGGGCAGTGCAACCACCAAGATTAAAGCCCTGGAAGAGGGCGGTGTCCATGTCTGTCAGGATCTGGGGCGACTGGGGCAGTTTTGTGCAGAGATTTTTTCTGCGTAA